From the genome of Thermosynechococcus sp. NK55a:
GAATCCGCGACTCGGCAAAGGCCACATCTTCAGGAATATTGGGGTCGAGGTGGTGGCACACCATCAACATATCCAAGTGCTCATCGAGGGTATTGACAGTGTAGGGGCGAGTGGGATTAGTGGAAGAGGGCAACACATTGGCTTGACCACAGACCTTAATAATGTCCGGGGCATGTCCTCCGCCGGCGCCCTCAGTGTGATAGGCGTGAATGGTGCGGTTTTTGAAGGCAGCAATGGTGTCTTCGACAAACCCAGATTCGTTAAGGGTGTCGGTGTGGATGGCCACCTGAATGTCGTAGTCTTCAGCCACACTCAAACAGGTGTCAATGGCAGCAGGGGTAGTGCCCCAGTCTTCGTGGAGTTTAAGACCAACAGCGCCCGCCTGCACTTGCTCAATCAGTCCTTGGGGTTGGCTGCTATTGCCCTTGCCCAAAAAGCCTAAATTCACTGGAAAGGCATCGGCAGCTTGAAGCATGCGGTAGATGTTCCAAGGTCCTGGCGTACAGGTGGTGGCATTGGTACCTGTGGCAGGCCCCGTTCCGCCACCAATCATTGTTGTAATCCCCGAGGCAATGGCAGTGGCAATCTGCTGTGGACAGATAAAGTGAATGTGGGCGTCAATCCCCCCAGCAGTGAGGATCATGCCTTCGCCAGCGATCGCCTCCGTGCCAGGGCCAATGATAATATCTACCCCCTCTTGGGTGTAGGGGTTTCCTGCTTTACCAATTTTGTAGATCTTGCCCTCTTTGATGCCGACATCGGCCTTGACAACGCCCCACCAATCCAGAATGACCGCATTGGTGATCACCACATCCACTGCGCCTTCTGCATTAGCAATGGGGGACTGTCCCATCCCGTCGCGGATCACTTTGCCGCCGCCAAACTTGACTTCATCACCGTAGTGGGTGTAGTCGCGCTCAATTTCAATAATGAGATCAGTATCCGCAAGTCGCAGGCGATCGCCCACCGTCGGGCCATAGGTTTCTGCATAAGTCTGGCGATCAATGCGGTAGCTCATGGGGGTCTAAAGAGGTCAGGTGGCAGAGAAGTCCGGCCTTCTCAGTCTAAATTTAGCCTAATTCTTCGACAACAACGAGTCCCTTTTTAATCAAAGCCTGCAGGTCAGCATTGTGGGTTTTGCAGTTGCGCCAGCGCCGCTCATCGACATTTTCATTGCGACCGGGTTGAAGGGTCACAGGCCCAAAGAAACTATCAAAGGTCATGGGCTGTTCGAGGTAGCTAATCACAGTCAGCATGGCAGCAGACGTTCGACAAAATCACTATTTTCAGAATAAGGCTAGAGTGGATCTGATGCCGAGTTGAGTTAAGTATGGTTCGCAGGCGGTTGAGTTTGGTTGGGATGGTGATCGCCCTTGGCGCCCTAACGGCGTGTTCATTGCGTTTGCCCGATCGCACCCCCTCCACCCCCAAGACAGAGGCGTCTCTGCCTCCCCTTGCCCCCATGGAGCGACCCAATGCGAGTGAGAATTTCATTGCCAAGGTGGTTGCTGAGGCGGGGCCAGCGGTGGTGAGTATTGATACTCTACGACTGGGCCGCAGTGGGGAGGATCGTTTTCTCGATCCTTTCCTAATGCCAGATGTGCCGGTGCGCCAAGGTCAAGGCTCTGGGTTTATCTTTACGCCCGATGGCAAAATCATGACCAATGCCCATGTGGTGGAAGGGGCTAGCGCCGTGCGAGTCACGCTTCCCGATGGTCGCCAGTACGATGGCAAGGTGCTGGGTGCTGATTCCCTGACGGATGTGGCGGTGGTGCAAATTAATGCCAGGAATCTGCCCACGGTTCAACTGGGGAATTCCGACACCTTGAAGCCCGGTGAGTGGGCGATCGCCATCGGCAACCCCTTGGGGCTGAGTAACACCGTCACTGCTGGGATTATCAGTGCCATGGGGCGTG
Proteins encoded in this window:
- the ureC gene encoding urease subunit alpha — encoded protein: MSYRIDRQTYAETYGPTVGDRLRLADTDLIIEIERDYTHYGDEVKFGGGKVIRDGMGQSPIANAEGAVDVVITNAVILDWWGVVKADVGIKEGKIYKIGKAGNPYTQEGVDIIIGPGTEAIAGEGMILTAGGIDAHIHFICPQQIATAIASGITTMIGGGTGPATGTNATTCTPGPWNIYRMLQAADAFPVNLGFLGKGNSSQPQGLIEQVQAGAVGLKLHEDWGTTPAAIDTCLSVAEDYDIQVAIHTDTLNESGFVEDTIAAFKNRTIHAYHTEGAGGGHAPDIIKVCGQANVLPSSTNPTRPYTVNTLDEHLDMLMVCHHLDPNIPEDVAFAESRIRRETIAAEDVLHDLGAFSIISSDSQAMGRVGESIIRTWQTAHKMKLQRGHLRDPQQPGVDHDNFRARRYVAKYTINPAITHGIAEYVGSVEVGKIADLCLWKPAFFGVKPELVIKGGMIAYAQMGDANASIPTPQPVHMQPMFASYGGCQTATSVTFMSQAGIANNLPEQLGLQKTVLPVRHIRQLRKADLKLNDYLPHIEVDPETYEVRADGELLTCEPASVLPLAQRYFLF
- a CDS encoding trypsin-like peptidase domain-containing protein — its product is MVRRRLSLVGMVIALGALTACSLRLPDRTPSTPKTEASLPPLAPMERPNASENFIAKVVAEAGPAVVSIDTLRLGRSGEDRFLDPFLMPDVPVRQGQGSGFIFTPDGKIMTNAHVVEGASAVRVTLPDGRQYDGKVLGADSLTDVAVVQINARNLPTVQLGNSDTLKPGEWAIAIGNPLGLSNTVTAGIISAMGRASSEIGAADKRVSFIQTDAAINPGNSGGPLLNAAGQVVGVNTAVISQAQGLGFAIPINTAYRIAEQIITTGGAQHLYLGIRMVPLTPELALQIREQQPNWTLNRTQGTLIIGVAPNSPAAKAGLQAGDWIAKVNDINQPTPQQVQSVVEQTKLGEKITLEIQRGDRRQTMSLKPEPMPPELYPSSQPE